In Lolium rigidum isolate FL_2022 chromosome 7, APGP_CSIRO_Lrig_0.1, whole genome shotgun sequence, the DNA window aggattgggccactcgctgcaattatttctctcgcactttacttacttgtacttatttcatccgctatatcaaaacccccgaatacttgtctgtgagcatttacagtgaatccttcatcaaaactgcttgtcaacaccttctgctcctcgttgggttcgacactcttatttatcgaaagtactacgatacaccccctatacttgtgggtcatcatacccGAACCAAGAAGATGGGCAGcaagacgtctacgataactaggaccactcctgacgtcaacagttgcctgtggaacagacggaccacgaccgctacttcgTTTccactatgtgttttgtaattggattCTTAGATCCCctctgttgtattaagactggatcatgtgatcctttgttgtaagacgattatgtgttgtaatgaatgatgtgttgtgatatcaatctattatgtctcgcaaaaataatattcctgggattgcgatgaatggcataataggcatctggacttaaaaatccgggtgttgacaatatgTTAGCCATTCTTATTGCAAGAGCGAAGGAGGATGGAAAAGTTGGGGGACTGATACGGTGATACCACATTTGATTTATGGTGGAGTATCTATTCTCCAATATGCCGACAATACAATTTTGTTTTTGGAACATGATATTGCAAAAGCGATTAATATGAAGTTGATATTGTGTATCTTTGAACAGTTATCGGGTttaaaaattaacttccataagagtgaaaTATTCTGCTTTGGAAAGGCTAAAGATATAGAACACCAATATAGAAATATTTATGGGTGTGAGTCTGGATCCTTACCTTTTAGATATTTGGGAATTCCTATACATTATAGAACACTAAAAAATGCCGAGTGGAACCCCATTGAGTGTtgttttgcttctaagataggctGTTGGCGTAGCAAAATGCTTTCTTACGGTGATAGGTTGGTTTTTATTAACTCTGTACCCACGAGTCTACCTATGTTTatgctttcctttttggaaatcccaGTTGGAGTTCGGAAGCGACTAGATTACTATCGATATAATTTAttttggcaatctgatgaaaacaagaggaaatatagatatcgaaATGGAATATAATTTGTAAACCTAAGGATCAAGGGGGGCTTGGTATTGAGGTACTTGAACTAAAGAATAAGTGTTTACTTAGCAAATGGCTGTTTAAACTCCTTTCTGAGTAGGGTATGTGGCAGCAACTGTTATTTAATAAATACTTAAAAAACAAAACTCTGGCTCAAGTTGAACCTAAACCAACGAACTCTCCCTTTTGAAAGAGAATACTTTAAAATAGGGGATGTGACAAGTGTGAGTTTCTGGGAGGATGTTTGGATGGGAAACTCGCCTCTTTCCCAACAATATCCGGCGCTCTATAATATTGTGCAACATAAAAATGTTTTGGTATCAACAGTATTTGCCACAGTACCTATAAATATCTCTTTTAGAAGAGGGCTCAATGATCAAAAATGGTTGCAATGGTTACATCTTTGTCAACGGTTAATGACAATTACTTTAACATCAGAATCTGATAAGTTTAGTTGGAGACTCACTGATTCTGGAATTTTTtcagttaagtctatgtatcttgatttaATGAATGGGCATACTGTATATCTCAGGAAATATCTATGGAAATTAAAGATTCccctaaaaattaagatttttatgtggtttcttagtaataaagtgcttcttactaaggataatttagctaaacagaagtggaatgggtgtcaaaaatgttgtttttgtgattctatAGAGACCGTTAATCATTTGTTCATTGCTTGTCCATTTATAAAATTGATTTGGCGCATCATTTATCTCTCTTATGATATTCCTCCACCGTCCAATctcactaatatgtttggtaattggttgaatggagtaccAAAGACCGATAAGTAAAAGATTCGCATTGGCGTTTCCACGATTTGTTGGTCGATATGGACAAGCCGCAATGATATCATTTTTAACAGGAATGTTggtactaattttttgcaggttatccgacgGGCTGCTCATTGGATTCAACAATGGGCTTTCCTCCTTCCGCTGGAGTTGCGGGAGGATATGATTACTGGGTacaaccggatgctagtggttgctcaagACTgttttttccaggctactgggtggcggcatcttaatagaatagccaATGGATAGTTCTTCTACATGCTGTGTTTTCTTTTGGTTGATCTTAGTATCGACTTTACCTTTTAATTGATTGTAACGGTTGAATTTAGTTGAATCCGTACTTTTGGTTAataaaaaaaagccgtgtgcatcaatgCGCCACTAAGCCCTCATGGTCATCAGAATATAAGTACTCCGTCCAATCCAATTTATTTCATTTCACTTTatttaaatatggatgtatctagttaACAgacgcatccgtacctagacaaaTTTGGATCGAAGGGAGTAATTCAAAGGAGTAATTCAGGTCGGACGACaacggcgctggtgcaccgtttcgTTCTTGGAGTCGTCGCTTTTGAAACGTCTGTATTTTaactgttgtcttggtggtggatgtattgatgTTGCTAGGCCTGAGATTGCTGTAGcggaacttttatttcttagttttattttttcttttttagctccGTGCAtatgtactgccattagggtgttaaATTGTAACAGAGGATGGGTGTAATtgctatcttttgatattaataatatattctttttatcaaaaaaatacTCCAGTTTCTAGAAAAAAGATATACGGATCTCTTTCTTCAATACTGTGAGAAACCATGATGTTTCAAGAATACTTAAAAATTACTTGGCATTCAAATGGGGGCTACAGCTAGGAAGAAAACTAAGAAGACAGAACAAACAAAACCCATATCACAGGAGGACAGGTGACCAGCCGCACCTGCAAATCTGCAATGCGCCACTAAGCCCTCATGTTCATCAGAATATAAGTACTCCGTTCAATCcaatttattttatttcattttatttaAATATGGATATATCTAGTTAACAGACGCATCCGTACCTGGACAAATTTGGATCGAAGGGAGTAATTCAAAGGAGTAATTCAGATTTAACTCGCACTGCTCAAACAAACGAAGTACCTGCACAGAGAACTAATAATATGCTCAAATTAACGATATATTTACAGCATAGACAATTCATCACATTATTTCGTTCTATTAGAGCGACCGCCCCATCATCCACATGACACAGGGGCCTCAGATGTGCAATTGAGCATCTCTGAACCCTGACTAAATCCTAGTGCAGGGACATCCATATTCGCCCTGAACCAAGAATTCCTTAAACTAACCTACTAAGCAACACCTATATAATCGCTGTACAGCAGTGCCAATCCAGTGGGATAACAATTTACACCCCATCGTGCGTATTCACAAGCAACCAGACTAATCATATTCAGGCGAGCGCTTTGTACCACGGGCCATGGACCTTCTCCGAGACAGTCGCCACCCTGATCAGCACTTCGGCGGCCTTCACCACCCGGTCAACGAGTTTCCCCGCACCGACGCGGCGCAGGGCCGCCTCTGCCAGCTTCTGGCCCTTGAGGCCGCTGCCGCCGAGGACGACGCCGCGGAAGGCGCAGTGGACAGCCCGGGAGACCTTCTTGAAGACCACATCGTCGGCCTGGAGGCTCTTAAGGAACACCCGGGTTATTATCTGCCTCCTGCTCTGGATCTTCTCATCTGATGAAGTGCCAGCTGAGGCCGATGAGCTCATCATCGCCTCCACGATGTCTTCGGTGCCTGCctcgcgggagttgtccagcagcTTCACCAGAGTGCCGAAGAGTTCTGAGATGATGTTCTCCAGCTCTAAGGGAGTTATCTTAGGATTCTCACTCATCAAGACTTGGCGCAGGACGAGCATGCTGCACAAACAGTAAATTCAGTCAGTACACACTGATCAAGTTTTCAAACATTCCTGCATGCTATGCCAAAAATACAGAGGTAGTATAGGTTACCTTGTAGCCATCACAATCACTCCTTGGAATTGGCCCTGGACGGCCCTCAATCTCATAAAGTTGAGATGGAAGCTCTCAGGAGTTGACTGCAATTGCAACCCCTCCATACCACCAATAAGCTGCAGCAAGCCAATCCTCACCAGCTTGTCAACCTTTTCTCCTGTGCACTCTGGTAAACCTGAACTACCTGCTGCAGACAAGGAAGCAGTTTGTCCCCCTGGAGCTCCATGGCCAGCTCGGAGCACTGTAACAAGGGGCTGAGCCTGCCACCAAGGATTAAATTAGTTAGTGCCAGGAACCAGATAACAACAAATCGTTGCTATGCTGCTGAAGTTAAGGCGGTGCATTGTTAGAAACTTACATGATCCGCTGCTGGCAGAACTGAAAGAGAGCCCAGATGTTCACTCCATTCTGCATCCACCATATTCTTTGATGCTGAAACCCATTGCAGAGTAGCAGGGAGGGAAGCTGGTGCACTGGCAGGAGGTCCATAGCGATCTCCGAAAGTCTTCTGCAGGTACTCCACTCCAGCAGAGCCTTTTATCATAGGTTGCATCATCTGAATACGTGCCTTGCTCACTTCTGCTTGCAGTTCCTGTTTTTACAGAAAAATGTTAGAACTCTCGCAGCATAAGAACAAGTGCAGTTAATTGTAGGATTAATTTAATGTCTTAACGCAGAACATACCTTTATTTCCTCCAGAGTGAAACGCAGGCCCTTGATGACAGCAATAACAAACGAGCTGACACCATTGCCATTAACTTCAGAACTTGCAGCCAACTCGCTCAATAATTTGTCATgacttttcttcatctcatcctcCTTTGCAGCAGCAGATAGTTTTCTAACCATATCCAGGGAGTAATGCATAATCTGCCCCAGGTATTGCGTGTCCTGGGAACCTGACTCAAGTACCTTCATTTGTaaaggaaaaaataatgtcaaaaTTTCATGAGTTCAAAATAAATAAGCAAGCTCACAGCAAACTTAACCAACAAATATTTGTGTGCATAGCATGGGATATTTACCTGAGTCAAAATTTCGACGTCAATGTTCCCCAGGATTTCCTCCTTCCATCCCTTGGGAGCCAAATCGTGCAACGAATCCCTCACTTCCTTTACCAGGTTGATAAGTTGGCTGTAGTCAGGTTTGTCTCCTTTCATTGAGTCAGTAACAACATCCCAGAAAGCTTTCTCCATGGTTTCTCTCACTCTAGCTTGGAAATCCTTCTCGATGGTACTGGCATCATCAGAGTTGACAGCAAATGCACCACCGTTCTCATGAAGCATCTCATTGACCATTTGCTCATTATCTGTCGGCAAACTCACTGGTGATGTACTGCTTGCTGAAGGAGCTCCAAACCCTCCTGCATCTGCCTTGGAACTGACATTAACATCAGCAGGTGGGAGCTGCCCAGACGGATTAATACTCAGAGGCGTTGATACATTTGCAACCGGTGTTGCCAATTGACTTCCATTCTCCTTCGCTTCAAAGAACTTCGACCTCATATCTGAGAGAGCAGAGTTCATACGCTCAATGCCTGCATCACCACTCAGATGCTGAACCTTCTCTCTGAGGAGTTTTTGGTCGTCAGTGACCTGATTCTGAATCGCCTTCATATCATGGGTAAGGTCTTGTGACTGCCCATCTGATGTTAACTTGCATGTTTGCATCATTGATAGCTCAAGCTTGCATGCAGCCCTAACAAGATCACCCTCCAGTGATCTTGCATCTTTTACTTTCCACACCACAAAGCGGTAAAGATAACTGCACCACGCTTTGTCAAAACTAACCAACTGTGTCCTGAATTTACTCTGACCAGTAACATGAGAAGGCATCTGGCAACTGGATGATTCAGCAGCATCAGTATCAAGGGATGGGTGCCTTGAGGCTCTTCCTGGTCCCTCAAGTACTGTCTTAACCAACAGCTCAAACTCCCTGACAAAGTTTGCTGCCGACTCCATCAGAAGTTTCTCTTGCTCACCTTGTCCACTTAAAACAGCACCAGGATGAGCCAGGATCATGTAAGCACAGAGTACCACCCTCGGTGAGTACCTCGACGGCCTGCTTGGTTCAGAAGTTCTTGCTGGCCTTTTTGCTGCAACCCTTGTTCTACTCTGAGGTGTCTTTCTCTTTGGAGACACAAGGCGCTTCAGTAGATGGTCAATATTTTCCGCGGTTGACGAACCTACAATCAGCCTTTTCTCCAACCGGTCAAGTAATGCTTTGGTGGCCCCAAGAGCTGCGGGAGATTCTATCGACATAGCTAATTCCTCAAATGGCATTGACTTGACAGATTTTTCATTAATTCCCAAGGCATTGTAAGCTTGAACCAAGGCATGTGTTGTCTTCTGGGACTTCACAAAATTTCTCCAGCATCTATAGTACATCGATGAGAATAAACAACTTTAATCAACTCGAAACATGCAGATATAATAAACTACTTATATTCATGTTGAGTAtggcattaatacctcgccagctTTCTTGAAAGGAAATCTGCATGCTTGATGTAATCGGCATGGGCAGAACTGCGAGGACTTCCGCGCTGCTTCAAGTACTCAGCTCTCTTCCTCTTCGCCTGTTTCAATAAGATAACAAATCAGGTAAGAAGCAGAGTACAGCAACCAAAATTGTAAAATCAGCATATGTATGAGAAAACATACCCTCTGAAGTTTGCTATCCAGATGTTCTTTAAGTTTAATCCTCTCTGTTTCCCTCTGGCTGCACACGGTCTCGGCTACCCGCTGAATATGCGCGAGCCGAGCATGAGCCTTCCTCTTCTCAGCTTCTAACAATGCCAGCCGTTTCTTCTCAGCTGCAGCACGCTTTCGCATTATAGCAGAGCGCACCTGCTCCGTGTGCTTGCTATCAGATGTTGCCTTCTGCACCAGGGACTTTGCGGTTCTCTCCTTGAGTGCGGCCCGCCTCTCCATATCTGCATTCAGCAGGCGCATACGGTTCTCCTCTGCCTGCCGGACACGAGACTCGACTCTAGTCTCGagctcttccttctccttctcgaACCTCAGTTCGACGTCATTCTTAGCTGCTTGTCGGAGTTCATCCAACTTGGCCAGCCGGTCCTGTGCCTTGGCCAAGAAGCTTAGCCTTTTCTGCTCAGCTGCCTGAAGCCTGGCTTCGAGGCGCTGTCCGTAATCCTCCTCTTGAGATGACCACGACGGGCTCCGTGGCTTCTTCCTTGCTTTGCAGGACAACCAATCGTAGAATTGCTGTGGAAAAATAATTGAACATGAGCTAATTTGATTAAGCACACAAGACTAATTCACCACCAACTTTCTAAAATAAAACATGATTGTTTAGTCGTTTCTATAGCCCCTACGAAAAATTACATCATCCAACAAACCTACAGAAGGTGCAACCAAATTTTCGGTACAGTAGTACAATTGCAAGGTAAGTTACTTCTAAGCAAAACCAAGTCGGTGATAAAAGCAAACAAACTACCAAACTACCATAATTTCCTACCACCGAAGCAACAACCTGAAATCAATTGGTAACTCAAGCAATTACATGaattttatttttatcatttgactAAAATCAAGTTTTCTTTATACATGCAACTTGGCATAAATCGATGCAGACAAGTAAACTAATTATAAAAAATCACTGGTTAAGCTTTCGCAGAACTAATAGGACCACGAACCGATTGTACAATACAAATTGAGTTAAGAGACAATACTACTATAGACAAATAAAAGTGAGACCTTTACGATATGGGGGTAAACGCTTCAATCCAAAGACCAGAAATCCCCAAACTGACAAAAGCCGCGGCAAAATTGAACAGAAAAGCAATTCTCGGCACACGTGAAACCAACTTGAGCTCACGACTACCTACCGTGCGGCCAAAAGAATCCCCAAAGAATGTTACTTGGACTCCCCCACGAACCGTAACCACCAAATCAAAGGAATTCTTGCACATACTCGCGACTTGATAATTCGGATAGCCAAAACCACGGAAAAGTAAAGAAGAAGAAGTACTCGATTCACGGAAAAGGAATTCCGATTGCGCAACCAGTATAGTATATGGGTCTAAATAAAAGTTGCTGTAAAatcctccaaaaacgatgccgctTTTGTACACAAATACTAGAAAACTGTATCACTTCCACAGTAGGAAACGCAACTATCGTCTCGCCGTCGGCGAATAAAGATCGCCTGGAAACAAACTTGGAATTCACGGGTCACGCAATCCGgcgtgaggaggaggaagaagggggaaaAGCAGAGTAAAAGGCAAGGAaaaactagagagagagagacagagacacCAACCTGTCTCCGTTGCTCCGCCTCCTTGAGCCTGGCCTCGATCTCCTCGGCGCTGGTctggccgcctccgccgccggcggTCCTGCCCTCGAGCAGCCTCCTCCTGATCCGCGGCGgcaccctcgccgccgcgccctcctccagcggtatctccatcgccaccggttCCCTCACCCCCATCACCGCCCCGATCAAATCCTCGCCGATCAACCTCGAACGACCGGCGAATCGCAAGAAACCTCTCGCTTGTTCCGCTGCTCTACTCCTCAcacttgttcttcctttctttccCCTTTTTCGCCTCTCGCTCGCTCGAGTTCGGTCGTCCTGGGTGCGCCACGCGTGGCGCTATATACTAGGTGGGCTTCTTCCCGAATCGTGAAGGAGATCGGACGACGAAGGCCGGGGCCGGGACGGATAGCGAGAGGGGCGTTCCGGTAATTTGCGCGGGCCATGCCCTTCGGGACGGTTCGGCGGTTGGAGGGCCCCAGCCGCTCGCGCCTTTTTTCGGGGGTCCGGTTGACCAAATTGCCCCTCAGCCTTCTCCGTCTTTGGTTTGGTCTAAGTTCGAGTCGGAGATGTGTGATTTAGAAGTTGGGTAATCGGAGCGTGTACCTGTTTTGGAGACTTGCTTTTGCTTCTTAACCAAATTGTTTATGTCGACAATGATCAGGATTCAAAATTTGTGTAGCACTTCTGTCTGTCTTTGTATGGCCAACGAAAGAGACACTGCAAGAAGGGAGCAAATTCAGCATTACAACTCTCCAAAGGCCGACCGTTAGATTAGAAAGAACAATTCAAGTGGCAATACCAAATTATACCAACTTTTATGGTTATTGACCAGAAACTGTGCAAAGGGCAGCCACCTCGGTCTATGGCAGGCAGTTTTCGACTGATTTTGCCCCTCAATTGACCAATTCCACAAGGCCGTCGTAAACGAGGGGTGCCTATCGAACTAATCTCCTACCATGCCCAGATGTGTTGGACCTTTTCTTCCAAAAAGAAAACATGCTTGAATGCGCAAATAGTTAAGGTAGTACTAGATTGCCTAACATGCATGCTCAAATGTGCAAGGCTGCAAAAGTTCGCTCCTGTGACGGCATAACTAATTTTCTTTCTTGACAGATGTACATATGCTGGTCTCTAAAGTCTCGTACAGTACACACAGGTACAACTATATAAAGTTGTTACAACCTCTGGACCTAAATACTCGTCACGGATTTAGACAAAATGTAAGCTAAAAATATGTCTACATTCATTAAAGCATTTTTCTAAAAatttcaccgatctattaataatcatcaacagtagtactgatagctaaaaagtaaaaaaacaaaaggtacttgaaccacctagcgacgactacgttcattagcacgagccgaaggtgcGCCGTCGTCCTCGCCCTTGCATCACCGGAGTCGGACAAAACTTGTCGTAGTAGAAGTTGTAACATACGGAAAGTCGTCGTTCTAAGGCCCAAAAAACTAACATACCATAGCAATAACCATCCACAATGATGACAATCGTAGATATCAGAAGACACTAACATGAAACTAGGATCACGAAGATCTGTCAGGCACACAACTTCCTGTTCTAAGGAACAAAGTTTTCAGTCGATTGAAACTACCGGAGAAATAGGAGAGAAAGAGGCGACCTGGAAGGCCATTGTacaacccatctagggttccataCCTTTCGCTGGCAATGTGGgcggtccgctccgcctccgatGGCCTTGGGCCTTGGAGGCGTGACGGACCACGGTCCCTCGCCAACAAGGGGATTGTCGTTCTTTGTTTAGATTTTTTCAGTGCCCTTCCCGCTATATACTGAAGTATGGATAGGGTCATTCCCGTCCTATACTTGGTGGAGGCCGCGTGTGCTCATGGGTCGGACAGATCTCCAGAGATCCGGCTAATTTTTATGTTTGTTGGTGTGATTTTAGATCGGTCTATTCCAATGTACAATTATTATCGTTGGCGATGGTTGTTTATCTAGTGCACTGGTTTTTTATGTTCTTAGCACGATGAATTTCCGTTATCTACTACGACAATTTTTTACTAAGATAAGTTTTGTTGGGCTCTGATGATAGAGGGATGAGGATGGCGGTGACCCTTCGTCTTGCGCTAGAGTGTGTAGTCATccttagggcatgcccaatgcactgccctagaggtACTGCTTCACACCTTTAGCTagattcgggtggtccaaagtaggttcggatgaggaggcagcctcctcttcaggaagtgggatcttaagccttaaaagtatgctttttggagagagaaagagatacatagtgtcatatttgtggggttccttctcttttttttctaactaaaattGTAGCTTtcattg includes these proteins:
- the LOC124674508 gene encoding uncharacterized protein LOC124674508, which encodes MGVREPVAMEIPLEEGAAARVPPRIRRRLLEGRTAGGGGGQTSAEEIEARLKEAEQRRQQFYDWLSCKARKKPRSPSWSSQEEDYGQRLEARLQAAEQKRLSFLAKAQDRLAKLDELRQAAKNDVELRFEKEKEELETRVESRVRQAEENRMRLLNADMERRAALKERTAKSLVQKATSDSKHTEQVRSAIMRKRAAAEKKRLALLEAEKRKAHARLAHIQRVAETVCSQRETERIKLKEHLDSKLQRAKRKRAEYLKQRGSPRSSAHADYIKHADFLSRKLARCWRNFVKSQKTTHALVQAYNALGINEKSVKSMPFEELAMSIESPAALGATKALLDRLEKRLIVGSSTAENIDHLLKRLVSPKRKTPQSRTRVAAKRPARTSEPSRPSRYSPRVVLCAYMILAHPGAVLSGQGEQEKLLMESAANFVREFELLVKTVLEGPGRASRHPSLDTDAAESSSCQMPSHVTGQSKFRTQLVSFDKAWCSYLYRFVVWKVKDARSLEGDLVRAACKLELSMMQTCKLTSDGQSQDLTHDMKAIQNQVTDDQKLLREKVQHLSGDAGIERMNSALSDMRSKFFEAKENGSQLATPVANVSTPLSINPSGQLPPADVNVSSKADAGGFGAPSASSTSPVSLPTDNEQMVNEMLHENGGAFAVNSDDASTIEKDFQARVRETMEKAFWDVVTDSMKGDKPDYSQLINLVKEVRDSLHDLAPKGWKEEILGNIDVEILTQVLESGSQDTQYLGQIMHYSLDMVRKLSAAAKEDEMKKSHDKLLSELAASSEVNGNGVSSFVIAVIKGLRFTLEEIKELQAEVSKARIQMMQPMIKGSAGVEYLQKTFGDRYGPPASAPASLPATLQWVSASKNMVDAEWSEHLGSLSVLPAADHAQPLVTVLRAGHGAPGGQTASLSAAGSSGLPECTGEKVDKLVRIGLLQLIGGMEGLQLQSTPESFHLNFMRLRAVQGQFQGVIVMATSMLVLRQVLMSENPKITPLELENIISELFGTLVKLLDNSREAGTEDIVEAMMSSSASAGTSSDEKIQSRRQIITRVFLKSLQADDVVFKKVSRAVHCAFRGVVLGGSGLKGQKLAEAALRRVGAGKLVDRVVKAAEVLIRVATVSEKVHGPWYKALA